The Lewinellaceae bacterium DNA window TTAGCCAGGAAAATGAAGGCTACCATGCTGGTGACGATGCCAATCGGTTGTGCCATGATCAGAAAATAGATGCCTGTTGCCAGTGCAGCTACCATCAGCACCAGGGCGAAATAGCCGGAAACGGGGTGATTTGATTTTTCCATTATGATATTAATTTGATATCAATATAGTATAATTTCCGGAATTGCTGAGCTGGTTTTTCGATCAATGGATATATGACCTCGATATGTGTGTTATTTAAGTCGCGTTTTTTGGGCCAAGTGATGTGTATTTCCTCGGTATCTTCGGCCGAAAGAAATACCACGATGTCTTATCAGTTTGTTCAATGGGAGAAACCGTTCCAGCGTGTAGAAGATCTGATGGCCCTTTACGCTGATCCCTGGTGGACGCGGTCCAGGACAGTCGCTCAGGTGGAGACCATGCTGGTGCACTCCACCTATTTGTTTGGACTGGTAGAGGACCGGGATGACCGCATGGTAGGCTTTGCACGGGTACTGTCGGATGGCGTTTTCCGGGGCATTTTGTTTGATGTGATCATCCATCCGGATTGTCAGGGTCAGGGACTGGGTCGTCAGTTAATGGATGGTGTTCTGCAGGCACCTTGCATCAGGGCCCTGGAGACGTTTGAATTGTATTGCAAACCGGAACATGTCGAATTGTACAGGAAGTTCAATTTTTATCCGGTCGCGCCGGGATTGCATTACCTGCGCTTGAAGAAATAACCTATTTTATTCATTTTGAGGATCCAAAATCTTAAATCACGAATCCTTAAATCTTAAATCACTTCCTATTGGCTTCAGCATTTGGACATGCATTTTTTGCCGGCACGGTTTCATTCTGGCCATCTTTTCAAAAGCTGGATAGCCGCACCAGGTGGCTGGGCGTTGCTTTCTCTGTAATCCCGGACCTGGATGTTATTGCTTTTCGGTTTGGTATCCCCTACGATCATGTACTCGGGCACCGGGGATTAACCCACTCGCTACTTTTCGCAGGTTTGCTGGCCTGGATGGCTGAGCGGTGGCTTTGGACCAACCACCAGCTTCGACGCTGGCTTTATCTGTTCATCTGTATGGCTTCCCATGGTGTTCTCGATGCCCTTACCAATGGAGGACGGGGCGTTGCTTTTTTTGCACCAATATGGAATCAGCGTTACTTCTTCCCGTTCCGACCCATTCAGGTATCTCCCATTCATGCCGGGGCATTCTTCAGTGAGCGTGGTTTGCAGATATTGGTCAGCGAATGGTGGTGGATTGGCTCACCTTCGCTGATTTTACTACTCGTCCTGTGGGCCTTCCAATCAATAAGGTCCAAATCCTGAAACCGGGTTGTGCTTATCTGACCTCTAAATTTGACGTAGCTACCCCTCGGGTGTCCGGGATGAATTTCTGAAATTTGAGGGCAAATTCAAATTGATTACTTAAATGGAATCGGATGAATACCATTGCTTATTTCGAAATTCAATCTTCCCAGCCTGAAAGAGAAGTTCATTTTTACAGCAAGGTATTTGGATGGACGATTGTAAAAGAAGATGGTTTACCGATCGAGTATTATCGCATCATAACGACGGGTATCCCGGGAGCCATCTTAGCACGGCCGTCCTCTGTACCAGGACCGAATCAAGGCACCAATGCCTTTACTTGTTCGGTTGAGGTTGCAGATTTCGATGCTTGTGCCCGGATTATATTAGAGAATGGAGGGCAGATAGCCTTGCCCAAGTTTGCTGTCCCGGGCAGGTGTTGGCAGGGTTATTTCCTGGATACCGACCACAACGTTTTTGGCATCTTTGAAGTGGATGAAAACGCTGGTGCGTGACCTTATTGCCCCATCAATGGATTTGGTTTAAACGCTGTAACTTTTCGATATACAGGCGGGTAGAAGCAGGGTGGCTGGTATACAGAAGCGCTTGTTCCAGTGCATCACGCGCTTTGTTAAAATCTTCCATGGCCTGGTAGTAGGCAGCCTTGACAGCATGAAAATAGTGATGCTGATGCATGGCGGGTTCCTCCTCCAGGAAGGTGAGCAATTTTAATGCTTCCTGGTGACGATCCATTTGCATCAGTACCACCACCTTATTGAGGCCCAGAACCGGCGAAGGCTGAACTTCTTCCATGATTTCATACAAATGCAGGATACGTGTCCAGTCGGTTTCAGCCAGCGATGAAGCGATGCAATGCTGGCCCGAAATGGCAGCTTCCAGGTGATAGACGGATATCGGCTTGAAAGCCAGCGCTTGTTGCAGGTAATAATGTCCTTGCAGGATCAGGGGCTTACTCCAGGACTTACGATCCTGGTCTGCCAGTAAGATCAGCTCGTGAT harbors:
- a CDS encoding VOC family protein, which produces MNTIAYFEIQSSQPEREVHFYSKVFGWTIVKEDGLPIEYYRIITTGIPGAILARPSSVPGPNQGTNAFTCSVEVADFDACARIILENGGQIALPKFAVPGRCWQGYFLDTDHNVFGIFEVDENAGA
- a CDS encoding GNAT family N-acetyltransferase encodes the protein MSYQFVQWEKPFQRVEDLMALYADPWWTRSRTVAQVETMLVHSTYLFGLVEDRDDRMVGFARVLSDGVFRGILFDVIIHPDCQGQGLGRQLMDGVLQAPCIRALETFELYCKPEHVELYRKFNFYPVAPGLHYLRLKK
- a CDS encoding metal-dependent hydrolase, with the protein product MASAFGHAFFAGTVSFWPSFQKLDSRTRWLGVAFSVIPDLDVIAFRFGIPYDHVLGHRGLTHSLLFAGLLAWMAERWLWTNHQLRRWLYLFICMASHGVLDALTNGGRGVAFFAPIWNQRYFFPFRPIQVSPIHAGAFFSERGLQILVSEWWWIGSPSLILLLVLWAFQSIRSKS